One Drosophila subobscura isolate 14011-0131.10 chromosome U, UCBerk_Dsub_1.0, whole genome shotgun sequence DNA window includes the following coding sequences:
- the LOC117902071 gene encoding P protein isoform X1 has translation MSAPYGYSKPTFMITDHSRDPYHLHVEEAAEEDECDAEVDVERHSKLQEIINWLHLNAKHQRKCEVTEGALQVWRTLPERIRQDPSLASFRQEHERLHGDGDPVPPEEAAVTGGEPVEQPQNGPQEETQLDPHAFTQIGINVTNEAGQVRVIDGRDLENNNEDQHDDVETHGRSTLVKYLIWFKIAVLLVVWGVFTAFLMSNNEHVDQLSLISVPRNGSPRVFPIATATLQRIGLGLRGPFRLQENELTINESVPLPLLQVQVMRSYFDAEGLEVYIENASQLWQLDVVYPDLMDGTVDSKKQRTFELNPTDPLWLAQSNRTELSFEFVSSIEGELPLQLNVDESPIYKRDGVIYAAAVLCGLYIMIIWEIVNRTFAAIIASTLSVGILAALNSRPSMATIMGWIDVETLLLLFGMMILVAILSETGVFDYLAVYAYKITNGHVWPLINCLCLFTAVLSSFLDNVTTVLLMTPVTIRLCEVMCLNPVPILMCMVIYSNIGGALTPVGDPPNVIIASNSYISNNGVNFAVFTLHMLPGVLLVMVQTYIQLRFKFRNISDLQFKDSPEVEELRHEIHVWKRAAASLSAYSKDEELVRQTLMKKVNRLKRSLKKRMTAVIEPAPNYQQTLANLQAKYPIRNKQLLVKCSFALLFVISLFFLHSVPELQRLSLGWTALLGAIFLIILADIEDMEAILARVEWSTLLFFAALFILMEALTELGLIEWIGNMTEGIILGVGEDRRLMVAILIILWVSAVASAFVDNIPLTTMMVKITISLAQNSTLNLPLQPLVWALALGACLGGNGTLIGASANVVCAGVAEQHGYKFTFLQFFKVGFPIMIGSIIVATGYLLVSHSLFAWH, from the exons ATGTCTGCTCCGTATGGTTACTCCAAGCCCACGTTCATGATAACCGACCACTCCCGGGATCCCTACCATCTGCACGTGGAGGAGGCTGCCGAGGAGGATGAGTGCGATGCGGAGGTGGATGTGGAGCGGCACTCCAAGCTGCAGGAGATCATCAATTGGCTGCATCTGAATGCCAAGCATCAACGCAAATG CGAAGTAACAGAAGGTGCCTTACAAGTCTGGCGCACACTGCCCGAGCGCATTCGCCAGGATCCCAGTCTAGCCTCGTTTCGCCAGGAGCACGAGCGTTTACATGGCG ATGGCGATCCTGTGCCGCCAGAGGAGGCAGCTGTGACTGGTGGGGAGCCAgtggagcagccacagaatgGGCCACAGGAGGAGACGCAGCTGGACCCTCATGCCTTCACCCAGATCGGCATCAATGTGACCAATGAGGCGGGTCAGGTGCGAGTGATCGATGGCAG GGATCTGGAGAACAACAATGAGGATCAGCACGACGATGTGGAAACGCACGGCAGGAGCACA CTCGTTAAGTATTTGATTTGGTTCAAGATAGCTGTGCTCCTGGTGGTCTGGGGCGTCTTCACCGCCTTCCTCATGTCCAACAACGAGCATGTGGACCAGCTGAGCCTCATAAGTGTTCCTAGAAATGGCTCCCCCAGAG TCTTTCCCATTGCGACTGCCACACTGCAGCGCATTGGCCTGGGCCTGCGTGGACCCTTCCGGTTGCAGGAGAACGAGCTGACCATCAACGAGAgtgtgccactgccgctgctgcaggtgcaggtgaTGCGCAGCTACTTCGATGCCGAAGGTCTGGAGGTGTACATCGAgaatgccagccagctgtggcagctggaCGTGGTCTATCCGGACCTGATGGACGGCACCGTGGACTCCAAGAAGCAGCGCACCTTCGAGCTCAATCCCACGGATCCCCTGTGGCTGGCCCAGTCCAACAGGACGGAGCTGAGCTTCGAGTTTGTCAGCAGCATCGAGGGCGAGCTGCCGTTGCAGCTGAACGTGGACGAGTCGCCCATCTACAAGCGGGACGGTGTGATCTATGCGGCAGCCGTGCTCTGCGGGCTGTACATCATGATTATCTGGGAGATTGTGAACCGAACATTTGCCGCCATCATCGCCTCCACGCTGTCGGTGGGCATTCTGGCGGCCCTCAATTCGCGACCCTCCATGGCCACCATCATGGGCTGGATCGATGTGGagacgctgctgttgctcttcgGCATGATGATCCTGGTGGCCATTCTCTCCGAGACGGGCGTCTTTGACTATCTGGCGGTGTACGCCTACAAGATCACCAACGGACATGTGTGGCCGCTGATCAactgcctgtgcctgttcACGGCGGTGCTCTCCTCGTTCCTGGACAATGTGACAACAGTGCTGCTGATGACGCCAGTCACGATACGACTCTGCGAGGTGATGTGCCTCAATCCGGTGCCCATTCTGATGTGCATGGTCATCTACTCGAACATCGGGGGTGCCCTGACACCAGTCGGTGATCCGCCAAATGTCATCATTGCCTCCAACAGCTACATATCCAATAAT GGCGTCAATTTCGCTGTCTTCACGCTGCACATGCTGCCCGGCGTGCTGCTGGTCATGGTCCAGACCTACATCCAGTTGCGCTTCAAGTTCCGCAACATCAGCGACCTGCAGTTCAAGGACTCGccggaggtggaggagctgcgccaCGAGATCCATGTGTGGAAGCGCGCGGCTGCCAGTCTGTCGGCCTACTCCAAGGACGAGGAGCTGGTGCGACAGACCCTCATGAAGAAGGTGAACCGCTTGAAGAGGAGCCTCAAGAAACGAATGACGGCTGTGATTGAGCCGGCACCCAACTATCAGCAAACACTGGCCAATCTCCAGGCAAAG TATCCCATTCGCAACAAGCAGCTGCTTGTCAAGTGCTCCTTTGCCCTGCTCTTCGTGATCAGTTTGTTCTTTCTGCACTCGGTGCCAGAGCTGCAGCGGCTGTCCCTGGGTTGGACCGCCCTGCTGGGTGCCATTTTCCTCATCATCCTAGCCGACATTGAGGACATGGAGGCCATACTGGCACGCGTCGAGTGGTCCACATTGCTGTTCTTCGCGGCTCTGTTCATCCTCATGGAGGCCCTGACGGAGCTGGGCCTGATCGAGTGGATCGGCAACATGACGGAGGGAATCATTCTGGGTGTGGGCGAAGATCGTCGCTTGATGGTGGCCATACTCATCATTCTTTGG GTTTCTGCTGTGGCTTCGGCTTTTGTGGACAACATCCCACTGACCACGATGATGGTCAAGATCACCATATCATTGGCGCAGAACAGCACCTTGAATCTGCCCTTACAGCCACTGGTTTgggccctggccctgggcgCCTGTTTAGGAG GCAATGGCACACTGATTGGCGCTTCGGCCAATGTTGTTTGTGCCGGAGTGGCCGAGCAGCATGGCTACAAGTTCACCTTCCTGCAGTTCTTCAA AGTGGGCTTTCCCATCATGATTGGTAGCATTATTGTGGCCACGGGCTATCTGCTGGTCTCGCACTCGCTGTTCGCGTGGCATTGA
- the LOC117902071 gene encoding P protein isoform X2 translates to MRVKVSKRLWPHRQASTKSDKFPQPNEVTEGALQVWRTLPERIRQDPSLASFRQEHERLHGDGDPVPPEEAAVTGGEPVEQPQNGPQEETQLDPHAFTQIGINVTNEAGQVRVIDGRDLENNNEDQHDDVETHGRSTLVKYLIWFKIAVLLVVWGVFTAFLMSNNEHVDQLSLISVPRNGSPRVFPIATATLQRIGLGLRGPFRLQENELTINESVPLPLLQVQVMRSYFDAEGLEVYIENASQLWQLDVVYPDLMDGTVDSKKQRTFELNPTDPLWLAQSNRTELSFEFVSSIEGELPLQLNVDESPIYKRDGVIYAAAVLCGLYIMIIWEIVNRTFAAIIASTLSVGILAALNSRPSMATIMGWIDVETLLLLFGMMILVAILSETGVFDYLAVYAYKITNGHVWPLINCLCLFTAVLSSFLDNVTTVLLMTPVTIRLCEVMCLNPVPILMCMVIYSNIGGALTPVGDPPNVIIASNSYISNNGVNFAVFTLHMLPGVLLVMVQTYIQLRFKFRNISDLQFKDSPEVEELRHEIHVWKRAAASLSAYSKDEELVRQTLMKKVNRLKRSLKKRMTAVIEPAPNYQQTLANLQAKYPIRNKQLLVKCSFALLFVISLFFLHSVPELQRLSLGWTALLGAIFLIILADIEDMEAILARVEWSTLLFFAALFILMEALTELGLIEWIGNMTEGIILGVGEDRRLMVAILIILWVSAVASAFVDNIPLTTMMVKITISLAQNSTLNLPLQPLVWALALGACLGGNGTLIGASANVVCAGVAEQHGYKFTFLQFFKVGFPIMIGSIIVATGYLLVSHSLFAWH, encoded by the exons ATGCGGGTGAAGGTGAGCAAGCGGCTGTGGCCGCACCGCCAGGCCTCCACCAAAAGCGACAAGTTTCCACAGCCAAA CGAAGTAACAGAAGGTGCCTTACAAGTCTGGCGCACACTGCCCGAGCGCATTCGCCAGGATCCCAGTCTAGCCTCGTTTCGCCAGGAGCACGAGCGTTTACATGGCG ATGGCGATCCTGTGCCGCCAGAGGAGGCAGCTGTGACTGGTGGGGAGCCAgtggagcagccacagaatgGGCCACAGGAGGAGACGCAGCTGGACCCTCATGCCTTCACCCAGATCGGCATCAATGTGACCAATGAGGCGGGTCAGGTGCGAGTGATCGATGGCAG GGATCTGGAGAACAACAATGAGGATCAGCACGACGATGTGGAAACGCACGGCAGGAGCACA CTCGTTAAGTATTTGATTTGGTTCAAGATAGCTGTGCTCCTGGTGGTCTGGGGCGTCTTCACCGCCTTCCTCATGTCCAACAACGAGCATGTGGACCAGCTGAGCCTCATAAGTGTTCCTAGAAATGGCTCCCCCAGAG TCTTTCCCATTGCGACTGCCACACTGCAGCGCATTGGCCTGGGCCTGCGTGGACCCTTCCGGTTGCAGGAGAACGAGCTGACCATCAACGAGAgtgtgccactgccgctgctgcaggtgcaggtgaTGCGCAGCTACTTCGATGCCGAAGGTCTGGAGGTGTACATCGAgaatgccagccagctgtggcagctggaCGTGGTCTATCCGGACCTGATGGACGGCACCGTGGACTCCAAGAAGCAGCGCACCTTCGAGCTCAATCCCACGGATCCCCTGTGGCTGGCCCAGTCCAACAGGACGGAGCTGAGCTTCGAGTTTGTCAGCAGCATCGAGGGCGAGCTGCCGTTGCAGCTGAACGTGGACGAGTCGCCCATCTACAAGCGGGACGGTGTGATCTATGCGGCAGCCGTGCTCTGCGGGCTGTACATCATGATTATCTGGGAGATTGTGAACCGAACATTTGCCGCCATCATCGCCTCCACGCTGTCGGTGGGCATTCTGGCGGCCCTCAATTCGCGACCCTCCATGGCCACCATCATGGGCTGGATCGATGTGGagacgctgctgttgctcttcgGCATGATGATCCTGGTGGCCATTCTCTCCGAGACGGGCGTCTTTGACTATCTGGCGGTGTACGCCTACAAGATCACCAACGGACATGTGTGGCCGCTGATCAactgcctgtgcctgttcACGGCGGTGCTCTCCTCGTTCCTGGACAATGTGACAACAGTGCTGCTGATGACGCCAGTCACGATACGACTCTGCGAGGTGATGTGCCTCAATCCGGTGCCCATTCTGATGTGCATGGTCATCTACTCGAACATCGGGGGTGCCCTGACACCAGTCGGTGATCCGCCAAATGTCATCATTGCCTCCAACAGCTACATATCCAATAAT GGCGTCAATTTCGCTGTCTTCACGCTGCACATGCTGCCCGGCGTGCTGCTGGTCATGGTCCAGACCTACATCCAGTTGCGCTTCAAGTTCCGCAACATCAGCGACCTGCAGTTCAAGGACTCGccggaggtggaggagctgcgccaCGAGATCCATGTGTGGAAGCGCGCGGCTGCCAGTCTGTCGGCCTACTCCAAGGACGAGGAGCTGGTGCGACAGACCCTCATGAAGAAGGTGAACCGCTTGAAGAGGAGCCTCAAGAAACGAATGACGGCTGTGATTGAGCCGGCACCCAACTATCAGCAAACACTGGCCAATCTCCAGGCAAAG TATCCCATTCGCAACAAGCAGCTGCTTGTCAAGTGCTCCTTTGCCCTGCTCTTCGTGATCAGTTTGTTCTTTCTGCACTCGGTGCCAGAGCTGCAGCGGCTGTCCCTGGGTTGGACCGCCCTGCTGGGTGCCATTTTCCTCATCATCCTAGCCGACATTGAGGACATGGAGGCCATACTGGCACGCGTCGAGTGGTCCACATTGCTGTTCTTCGCGGCTCTGTTCATCCTCATGGAGGCCCTGACGGAGCTGGGCCTGATCGAGTGGATCGGCAACATGACGGAGGGAATCATTCTGGGTGTGGGCGAAGATCGTCGCTTGATGGTGGCCATACTCATCATTCTTTGG GTTTCTGCTGTGGCTTCGGCTTTTGTGGACAACATCCCACTGACCACGATGATGGTCAAGATCACCATATCATTGGCGCAGAACAGCACCTTGAATCTGCCCTTACAGCCACTGGTTTgggccctggccctgggcgCCTGTTTAGGAG GCAATGGCACACTGATTGGCGCTTCGGCCAATGTTGTTTGTGCCGGAGTGGCCGAGCAGCATGGCTACAAGTTCACCTTCCTGCAGTTCTTCAA AGTGGGCTTTCCCATCATGATTGGTAGCATTATTGTGGCCACGGGCTATCTGCTGGTCTCGCACTCGCTGTTCGCGTGGCATTGA
- the LOC117902071 gene encoding P protein isoform X3: MSFNYNNSSEDYSYEDDEVTEGALQVWRTLPERIRQDPSLASFRQEHERLHGDGDPVPPEEAAVTGGEPVEQPQNGPQEETQLDPHAFTQIGINVTNEAGQVRVIDGRDLENNNEDQHDDVETHGRSTLVKYLIWFKIAVLLVVWGVFTAFLMSNNEHVDQLSLISVPRNGSPRVFPIATATLQRIGLGLRGPFRLQENELTINESVPLPLLQVQVMRSYFDAEGLEVYIENASQLWQLDVVYPDLMDGTVDSKKQRTFELNPTDPLWLAQSNRTELSFEFVSSIEGELPLQLNVDESPIYKRDGVIYAAAVLCGLYIMIIWEIVNRTFAAIIASTLSVGILAALNSRPSMATIMGWIDVETLLLLFGMMILVAILSETGVFDYLAVYAYKITNGHVWPLINCLCLFTAVLSSFLDNVTTVLLMTPVTIRLCEVMCLNPVPILMCMVIYSNIGGALTPVGDPPNVIIASNSYISNNGVNFAVFTLHMLPGVLLVMVQTYIQLRFKFRNISDLQFKDSPEVEELRHEIHVWKRAAASLSAYSKDEELVRQTLMKKVNRLKRSLKKRMTAVIEPAPNYQQTLANLQAKYPIRNKQLLVKCSFALLFVISLFFLHSVPELQRLSLGWTALLGAIFLIILADIEDMEAILARVEWSTLLFFAALFILMEALTELGLIEWIGNMTEGIILGVGEDRRLMVAILIILWVSAVASAFVDNIPLTTMMVKITISLAQNSTLNLPLQPLVWALALGACLGGNGTLIGASANVVCAGVAEQHGYKFTFLQFFKVGFPIMIGSIIVATGYLLVSHSLFAWH, encoded by the exons ATGTCatttaattacaacaacagcTCCGAGGATTACTCATACGAGGATGA CGAAGTAACAGAAGGTGCCTTACAAGTCTGGCGCACACTGCCCGAGCGCATTCGCCAGGATCCCAGTCTAGCCTCGTTTCGCCAGGAGCACGAGCGTTTACATGGCG ATGGCGATCCTGTGCCGCCAGAGGAGGCAGCTGTGACTGGTGGGGAGCCAgtggagcagccacagaatgGGCCACAGGAGGAGACGCAGCTGGACCCTCATGCCTTCACCCAGATCGGCATCAATGTGACCAATGAGGCGGGTCAGGTGCGAGTGATCGATGGCAG GGATCTGGAGAACAACAATGAGGATCAGCACGACGATGTGGAAACGCACGGCAGGAGCACA CTCGTTAAGTATTTGATTTGGTTCAAGATAGCTGTGCTCCTGGTGGTCTGGGGCGTCTTCACCGCCTTCCTCATGTCCAACAACGAGCATGTGGACCAGCTGAGCCTCATAAGTGTTCCTAGAAATGGCTCCCCCAGAG TCTTTCCCATTGCGACTGCCACACTGCAGCGCATTGGCCTGGGCCTGCGTGGACCCTTCCGGTTGCAGGAGAACGAGCTGACCATCAACGAGAgtgtgccactgccgctgctgcaggtgcaggtgaTGCGCAGCTACTTCGATGCCGAAGGTCTGGAGGTGTACATCGAgaatgccagccagctgtggcagctggaCGTGGTCTATCCGGACCTGATGGACGGCACCGTGGACTCCAAGAAGCAGCGCACCTTCGAGCTCAATCCCACGGATCCCCTGTGGCTGGCCCAGTCCAACAGGACGGAGCTGAGCTTCGAGTTTGTCAGCAGCATCGAGGGCGAGCTGCCGTTGCAGCTGAACGTGGACGAGTCGCCCATCTACAAGCGGGACGGTGTGATCTATGCGGCAGCCGTGCTCTGCGGGCTGTACATCATGATTATCTGGGAGATTGTGAACCGAACATTTGCCGCCATCATCGCCTCCACGCTGTCGGTGGGCATTCTGGCGGCCCTCAATTCGCGACCCTCCATGGCCACCATCATGGGCTGGATCGATGTGGagacgctgctgttgctcttcgGCATGATGATCCTGGTGGCCATTCTCTCCGAGACGGGCGTCTTTGACTATCTGGCGGTGTACGCCTACAAGATCACCAACGGACATGTGTGGCCGCTGATCAactgcctgtgcctgttcACGGCGGTGCTCTCCTCGTTCCTGGACAATGTGACAACAGTGCTGCTGATGACGCCAGTCACGATACGACTCTGCGAGGTGATGTGCCTCAATCCGGTGCCCATTCTGATGTGCATGGTCATCTACTCGAACATCGGGGGTGCCCTGACACCAGTCGGTGATCCGCCAAATGTCATCATTGCCTCCAACAGCTACATATCCAATAAT GGCGTCAATTTCGCTGTCTTCACGCTGCACATGCTGCCCGGCGTGCTGCTGGTCATGGTCCAGACCTACATCCAGTTGCGCTTCAAGTTCCGCAACATCAGCGACCTGCAGTTCAAGGACTCGccggaggtggaggagctgcgccaCGAGATCCATGTGTGGAAGCGCGCGGCTGCCAGTCTGTCGGCCTACTCCAAGGACGAGGAGCTGGTGCGACAGACCCTCATGAAGAAGGTGAACCGCTTGAAGAGGAGCCTCAAGAAACGAATGACGGCTGTGATTGAGCCGGCACCCAACTATCAGCAAACACTGGCCAATCTCCAGGCAAAG TATCCCATTCGCAACAAGCAGCTGCTTGTCAAGTGCTCCTTTGCCCTGCTCTTCGTGATCAGTTTGTTCTTTCTGCACTCGGTGCCAGAGCTGCAGCGGCTGTCCCTGGGTTGGACCGCCCTGCTGGGTGCCATTTTCCTCATCATCCTAGCCGACATTGAGGACATGGAGGCCATACTGGCACGCGTCGAGTGGTCCACATTGCTGTTCTTCGCGGCTCTGTTCATCCTCATGGAGGCCCTGACGGAGCTGGGCCTGATCGAGTGGATCGGCAACATGACGGAGGGAATCATTCTGGGTGTGGGCGAAGATCGTCGCTTGATGGTGGCCATACTCATCATTCTTTGG GTTTCTGCTGTGGCTTCGGCTTTTGTGGACAACATCCCACTGACCACGATGATGGTCAAGATCACCATATCATTGGCGCAGAACAGCACCTTGAATCTGCCCTTACAGCCACTGGTTTgggccctggccctgggcgCCTGTTTAGGAG GCAATGGCACACTGATTGGCGCTTCGGCCAATGTTGTTTGTGCCGGAGTGGCCGAGCAGCATGGCTACAAGTTCACCTTCCTGCAGTTCTTCAA AGTGGGCTTTCCCATCATGATTGGTAGCATTATTGTGGCCACGGGCTATCTGCTGGTCTCGCACTCGCTGTTCGCGTGGCATTGA
- the LOC117902078 gene encoding uncharacterized protein LOC117902078, whose product MFWPKQCPGSASLLLPLLLSLLYTQNASSFLVPNELPSLLALVYSNIPALKKGTDSRLGFGFRLGENADFQVLVELGPQKETRPIGEPNKDDMSFKRQVTPSEQEALLRQQYRQQLKEEAQRLMTSTERNGATWLESWSNGMQPQKPAAKGTSRGTSRPVVQSQAPNLPQQPQIQENAMQQLQQLFKMATSSSSTTTAPPPSYAGGALKLGGPSGFKLPPPALEQDSNALNNIGPARSKSEITKELMDVSLETEA is encoded by the exons atgttttggccaaaacaatGCCCGGGCTCTGCtagcctcctgctgccgctgctcctcaGCCTGCTCTACA CACAAAATGCATCCAGTTTCCTTGTGCCAAACGAATTGCCCAGCTTATTGGCCTTAGTGTACTCCAACATCCCAGCGCTGAAGAAAG GAACCGATTCGCgtcttggctttggttttcgTCTGGGCGAAAATGCCGATTTCCAAGTGCTCGTCGAGCTGGGGCCCCAGAAGGAGACGAGACCCATTGGGGAGCCCAACAAGGATGATATGTCGTTCAAACGTCAGGTGACACCCAGCGAGCAAGAGGCCCTGCTGCGCCAGCAGTACCGCCAGCAACTGAAGGAGGAGGCCCAGAGATTGATGACCTCGACGGAGCGAAATGGGGCCACCTGGCTGGAGAGCTGGTCGAACGGCATGCAGCCGCAAAAGCCTGCGGCGAAGGGTACAAGTCGTGGTACAAGTCGTCCGGTGGTACAAAGCCAGGCCCCCAACCttccgcagcagccacaaattcaagagaatgccatgcagcagctgcagcagctatTCAAgatggccaccagcagcagcagcaccaccacagcGCCGCCTCCGTCCTATGCAGGTGGCGCCCTCAAACTGGGTGGCCCCAGTGGGTTCAAGCTGCCGCCGCCCGCGCTCGAGCAGGACTCCAACGCCTTGAACAATATTGGTCCGGCTAGGAGCAAGAGCGAAATCACGAAGGAGCTCATGGATGTCAGTCTGGAGACGGAGGCTTAG
- the LOC117902073 gene encoding sialin — MSNTEKGGLHRIRDALSCRQVLNLLTMFGFMLNYALRVNLTIAIVDMVRPANVSESLNGTLAGNSTGNSSTSDGVEVFEERFAWDTYQTNFVLGCFFWGYILTELPGGRLAELIGGRRVFGHSMLWASLLTLITPLAAHINYVVLIIVRVVLGFMLGASWPAIHPVAAVWIPPMERSKFMSNMMASSLGAAITMPVCGYLISVAGWASVFYLTGAVGLVWSLCWFTFVYETPATHPHITVEERREIEDAIGTSTSKKRPSHVPWGQLLCSPAVWAIISCHGLAVFGFFTVVNQLPTFMSQILHFDIRQNGLFSSLPYLGKYVMAVASSYLADHLRKKGTLSTTATRKLFTTFALVIPGLLMILQVYLGYDATWSVTIFSLALFAHGAVTAGYLGNGLDIAPNFGGTIFGLANTLSSFGGFLSTWMVGALTYHDKSFHQWQIVFWILAVTYISGAVVFAILGSGELQPWNNPPERKKISDVTQEEGVPLKNEK, encoded by the exons ATGTCTAACACGGAGAAAGGAGGCCTGCACAGAATCAGAG ACGCTCTATCATGTCGCCAAGTACTCAATCTGCTGACCATGTTCGGCTTCATGCTGAACTACGCCCTCAGAGTAAATCTCACCATAGCCATTGTGGACATGGTGCGGCCGGCGAATGTCAGCGAATCCCTCAACGGCACTCTGGCGGGGAATAGTACAGGCAACAGTTCCACTTCCGACGGCGTGGAGGTGTTTGAGGAGCGCTTCGCGTGGGACACCTACCAGACCAACTTCGTGCTGGGCTGCTTCTTCTGGGGCTACATTCTCACCGAGCTGCCTGGCGGCCGCTTGGCCGAACTGATCGGCGGACGTCGCGTCTTCGGACATTCCATGCTGTGGGCCAGTCTCCTCACCCTGATTACGCCGCTGGCGGCGCACATCAACTACGTGGTCCTCATCATCGTGCGTGTCGTGCTGGGCTTCATGTTGGGCGCCTCCTGGCCGGCCATTCATCCGGTGGCCGCTGTCTGGATTCCACCCATGGAGCGCTCCAAGTTCATGTCCAACATGATGG CTTCATCGCTGGGTGCCGCAATCACCATGCCCGTCTGTGGGTATCTCATCTCTGTCGCGGGCTGGGCCAGCGTCTTCTACTTGACGGGCGCCGTGGGTCTGGTGTGGTCGCTGTGCTGGTTCACCTTTGTCTACGAGACCCCGGCCACCCATCCACACATCACCGTGGAGGAGCGGCGCGAGATCGAGGACGCCATCGGCACATCCACCTCCAAGAAGCGGCCCAGCCACGTGCCCTGGGGCCAGCTGCTCTGCTCGCCCGCCGTCTGGGCCATCATCAGCTGCCACGGCCTGGCCGTGTTCGGCTTCTTCACGGTGGTCAACCAGCTGCCCACGTTCATGTCGCAGATCCTGCACTTTGACATCCGCCAGAACGGACTCTTCTCCTCGCTGCCCTATCTGGGCAAGTACGTGATGGCCGTGGCCTCGTCCTACCTGGCCGATCACCTGCGCAAGAAGGGAACTCTCAGCACGACAGCCACAAGGAAACTCTTTACAACATTCG CTCTGGTCATTCCCGGTCTGCTGATGATTCTGCAAGTCTACTTGGGCTACGACGCCACCTGGTCTGTGACGATCTTCTCGCTGGCGCTGTTTGCCCATGGAGCGGTCACTGCTGGCTATTTGGGCAATGGCTTGGACATTGCGCCAAACTTTGGTGGCACCATTTTCGGCTTGGCCAATACTTTGTCTTCGTTTGGTGGCTTCCTCTCCACGTGGATGGTTGGCGCCCTCACTTACCACGAT AAATCTTTCCATCAATGGCAAATTGTGTTCTGGATACTGGCGGTCACCTATATCTCGGGCGCCGTTGTCTTTGCCATCTTGGGTTCGGGTGAGCTGCAGCCGTGGAACAATCCACCGGAGCGCAAGAAGATCAGCGATGTCACCCAGGAGGAGGGTGTGCCACTCAAGAACGAGAAGTAA
- the LOC117900366 gene encoding uncharacterized protein LOC117900366, which produces MPYLYGIADTKFLVKKLKKKVRTSVPPIKFRRNEFLKERPKVELDDVPIQFRATPASLVELCVSVVDKLPIPSIYEWNEMDIRRWIKRYGYPEYMNTFRVNLITGRKLLLVDASAMSAMNIKDFDHIRHISYGIRSLFHFELAKFSRSITLPDEEPNELYLLFHTQTGVNYDEVRRSDLYRRMQVIRQRSQNLDHWDLLELWLRREREHNYTELLGMIPRFSMYKCKKAPPMEPPEVHPEDVMCKNCIPPCDCDWTERDLRLPWRLNVLAPQLTLTRSKWIAMEKICTACIPPCECRWPPRYYLTGTVIKCLQQKFPEKFCPIFDERMRASARPSLVERWTRFSI; this is translated from the exons ATGCCATATCTGTACGGTATTGCGGACACCAAGTTTCTGGTGAAGAAACTCAAGAAGAAGGTGCGCACCAGTGTGCCGCCTATCAAGTTTCGACGCAACGAGTTCCTCAAGGAACGCCCCAAGGTCGAACTCGATGATGTTCCTATTCAGTTCCGTGCCACGCCTGCTTCCCTCGTGGAACTGTGCGTCAGTGTGGTGGATAAGCTGCCGATTCCATCGATCTATGAGTGGAATGAGATGGATATAAGGCGTTGGATCAAGAGATATGGTTATCCCGAATATATG AACACTTTTCGCGTTAACTTGATCACGGGGcgtaagctgctgctggtggatgcCTCCGCTATGTCGGCCATGAATATCAAGGACTTTGACCACATTCGTCACATTTCTTATGGTATCCGCAGCCTGTTCCACTTCGAGCTGGCCAAATTCTCGCGCAGCATCACCCTGCCCGATGAGGAGCCAAATGAGCTTTACCTGCTGTTCCACACCCAGACAGGAGTCAACTACGACGAGGTGCGTCGCTCGGATTTGTATCGCCGCATGCAGGTGATACGTCAGCGTTCCCAGAACCTGGACCACTGGGAtctgctggagctgtggctgcGCCGCGAGCGAGAGCACAACTACACGGAGCTGCTGGGCATGATACCGCGCTTCAGCATGTACAAGTGCAAGAAAGCGCCGCCAATGGAGCCACCAGAAGTACATCCCGAGGATGTCATGTGCAAAAACTGCATTCCGCcctgcgactgtgactggaCGGAGCGTGACCTGCGTCTGCCCTGGCGCCTCAACGTCCTAGCGCCACAGCTGACTTTGACCCGAAGCAAATGGATCGCCATGGAGAAGATCTGCACAGCGTGTATTCCACCCTGCGAGTGCCGCTGGCCGCCGCGCTACTATCTCACTGGCACGGTCATCAAGTGTCTGCAGCAGAAGTTCCCCGAGAAGTTCTGTCCCATCTTCGACGAGCGCATGCGGGCCTCGGCGCGACCCAGTCTCGTGGAGCGTTGGACACGTTTCTCCATTTGA